The following nucleotide sequence is from Candidatus Alcyoniella australis.
CTGTTCAACATCCTCGGCCCGCTGACCAACCCGGCCGGCGCGACCCGGCAGCTGATCGGGGTCTACGATCCGCGCCTGACCAAGCTGGTCGCCGGCGTGCTGGCCGAGCTCGGGTCGGAGCGGGCATTGGTGGTGCACGGCGCGGACGGCCTGGACGAGATCACCCTCAGCGGCTCGACCCGTGTGACCGAGCTCAAGAACGGACGGATCGAGACCTTCGAGATCAAGCCGTCCGACTTCGGCCTCGAGCCGTGTTCAGCGTCCGAGATGGCCGGCGGCGTTCCCCGCACCAACGCGTCGATCCTGCGCTCGATCCTCGAGGGCCGACGCGGGCCGACGCGCGACGTGGTCCTGCTCAACGCCGGGGCGGCCCTTGCCTGCGCGGGACAGGCCGACGATCTGCAACAGGGGATCGCGATGGCCCGGGAGTCGATCGATAGCGGCCGGGCCCGGATCGCCCTGGACCGTCTGGTGGAGATCACCAATGGCTGAGGGGATTTTGCACACGATCCTGAGCGCCAAACGCGAGGAAGTCGCACTGCGCAAGGTGCAACGTCCCCTTGTGCAGACGCGCCTGACCAGCCCAATGGGGCTGTACTTTGAAAACGCACTGGCAGCGCCCGGGATCAGCCTGATCGCCGAAATCAAGCGCGCCTCGCCCAGCAGGGGGGCGCTGCGGCCGGACCTCGATCCGGTTGCCCTGGCGCACATTTATAGGCGGGCCGGAGCAGCGGCGATTTCAGTGCTCACCGACGAGCCGTTCTTCGAGGGCTGTCTGGACGACCTGCGCCTGGCCGTAAAGGCCGGAGGGCTGCCGGTGTTGCGCAAGGATTTCATCATCGATTGCTATCAGATCCTCGAGGCGGCTGACGCGGGCGCCGCGGCAGTGCTGCTGATCGTCGCCGCCCTTGACCAACCGCAACTCATCGGGTTGATCGACTATGCGCACGAGCTGGGCCTCGCCGCGCTGGTCGAGGTGCACGACGCGCCGGAACTCGAGCGCGCGCAGGCCTCGGATGCGCGCGTCATCGGCATCAACAATCGCAACCTGACCAGCTTCAAAACCGACCTGCAAACCAGCTTCGATCTGCTG
It contains:
- the trpC gene encoding indole-3-glycerol phosphate synthase TrpC, producing MAEGILHTILSAKREEVALRKVQRPLVQTRLTSPMGLYFENALAAPGISLIAEIKRASPSRGALRPDLDPVALAHIYRRAGAAAISVLTDEPFFEGCLDDLRLAVKAGGLPVLRKDFIIDCYQILEAADAGAAAVLLIVAALDQPQLIGLIDYAHELGLAALVEVHDAPELERAQASDARVIGINNRNLTSFKTDLQTSFDLLPLIDEDRLTVAESGIHDAGEVQSLERAGVNAVLVGEALVTAIDPAAKIEELLSSE